From Antedon mediterranea chromosome 9, ecAntMedi1.1, whole genome shotgun sequence, a single genomic window includes:
- the LOC140058586 gene encoding protein transport protein Sec61 subunit alpha-like 1 has product MVKFLEVLKPFCAVLPEISKPERKIQFREKVLWTAITLFIFLVCCQIPLFGIMSSDSADPFYWLRVIMASNRGTLMELGISPIVTSSLIMQLLAGAKIIDVGDTPKDRALFNGAQKLFGMIITIGQAIVYVMTGMYGDPSDIGLGICMLIMIQLFVAGLIVLLLDELLQKGYGLGSGISLFIATNICETIVWRAFSPATVNTGKGTEFEGAVIALFHLLATRTDKVRALREAFYRQNLPNLMNLTATILVFAIVIYFQGFRVDLPIKSSRYRGQYSSYPIKLFYTSNIPIILQSALVSNLYIISQMLAAKFSGNIFVNFLGTWADSGDGGPARSFPIGGICYYMSPPENFSHMIADPIHALIYIVFMLGSCAFFSKTWIDVSGSSAKDVAKQLKEQQMVMRGHREKSMIHELNRYIPTAAAFGGLCIGALSVMADLLGAIGSGTGILLAVTIIYQYFEIFVKEQSEMGGMGSLLF; this is encoded by the exons ATGG tgAAATTTTTGGAAGTGCTGAAGCCTTTCTGTGCTGTATTGCCAGAAATTTCCAAGCCCGAACGAAAG ATTCAATTTAGAGAGAAAGTATTATGGACGGCAATTACGCTTTTCATCTTCTTGGTTTGTTGCCAg ATTCCATTGTTTGGTATTATGTCCTCGGATTCCGCTGATCCATTCTACTGGCTTAGAGTTATCATGGCTTCCAACAGGG GAACTCTTATGGAGTTGGGTATATCACCCATTGTAACATCCAGTCTCATCATGCAACTGCTGGCTGGAGCTAAAATCATTGATGTAGGAGATACCCCGAAAGATAGAGCTCTTTTCAATGGTGCACAAAAGT tgTTTGGTATGATCATTACTATTGGTCAGGCTATTGTATACGTTATGACCGGAATGTATGGAGATCCAAGTGATATTGGTCTCGGAATCTGCATGCTCATCATGATTCAG TTGTTTGTCGCTGGTCTCATTGTATTGTTGCTCGACGAGCTCCTACAAAAAGGATACGGACTTGGTTCAGGAATCTCACTTTTCATTGCTACTAATATTTGCGAAACCATTGTATGGAGGGCGTTCAGTCCAGCGACAGTTAACACCGGAAAAG GAACTGAATTTGAGGGCGCAGTTATTGCATTGTTCCATCTATTAGCAACACGTACAGATAAAGTACGCGCCTTACGAGAGGCATTCTACCGACAGAATTTGCCGAATCTGATGAACCTCACTGCAACCATTCTTGTATTTGCGATAGTAATATACTTCCAG GGCTTCAGAGTCGATCTACCAATCAAATCTTCTCGTTACCGTGGACAATACAGTTCTTATCCAATCAAATTGTTTTATACATCAAACATTCCCATCATTCTGCAGAGTGCTCTGGTTTCTAATCTTTATATTATCTCGCAG ATGTTGGCGGCAAAATTCAGTggaaatatttttgtaaatttccTAGGAACATGGGCG GATTCAGGAGATGGCGGTCCGGCACGGTCTTTTCCTATAGGTGGCATTTGTTACTATATGTCGCCGCCGGAGAACTTCAGTCACATGATCGCGGATCCTATCCACGCACTCATCTATATTGTCTTTATGCTGGGCTCTTGTGCCTTCTTTTCTAAAACTTGGATCGATGTATCCGGGTCATCCGCAAAAGAT GTTGCTAAGCAACTCAAAGAACAACAAATGGTGATGCGTGGTCACCGTGAGAAATCTATGATACATGAACTAAACAG ATACATACCTACAGCAGCCGCATTTGGAGGTCTGTGCATCGGCGCCCTCTCAGTCATGGCTGATCTTCTCGGTGCTATTGGTTCCGGAACTGGTATTCTACTAGCTGTTACGATTATATAccaatattttgaaatatttgttaaaGAACAGAGCGAAATGGGCGGCATGGGATCGTTGCTATTCTAA